One Oreochromis niloticus isolate F11D_XX linkage group LG16, O_niloticus_UMD_NMBU, whole genome shotgun sequence genomic window carries:
- the mitd1 gene encoding MIT domain-containing protein 1, whose translation MTQNHLSGMEASAVSVLKRAVELDQSERFQESLICYQEGIQLLMDVLKAVKDDSKRGHYREKIKGYMDRAEQIKVHVNQMKEDGKYHEQIRISEDATGYSYEVLFKPYISSALTEVWVEDPYIRHTHQLYNFLRFCEMLLKAPCKVNKIHLLTSQDEADSGQQSGALAELKESLSAHGVTLDLQYSSTIHDREIRFNNGWIIKIGRGLDYFKRPKGRFSVGYCDYDLRQCQETTVDIFHTKHTKTL comes from the exons ATGACACAAAACCACCTGTCGGGAATGGAGGCGTCCGCCGTGTCTGTCTTGAAGCGGGCGGTGGAGCTGGACCAGAGCGAACGTTTCCAGGAGTCTCTCATCTGCTACCAGGAAGGCATCCAGCTCCTTATGGACGTGTTAAAAG CTGTAAAAGACGACTCAAAGAGAGGACACTACAGAGAGAAGATAAAGGGCTACATGGACAGAGCAGAGCAAATCAAAGTTCATGTGAATCAGATGAAGGAAG ATGGGAAGTACCACGAGCAGATAAGAATATCAGAGGATGCTACTGGTTACAGCTATGAGGTTCTGTTCAAGCCATACATCAGCAGCGCTCTCACTGAAGTCTGGGTGGAGGACCCGTACATACGGCACACCCACCAA TTGTACAACTTCCTTCGGTTCTGTGAGATGCTGCTAAAAGCCCCCTGCAAGGTGAACAAGATCCACCTCCTCACGTCGCAGGATGAA GCTGATAGTGGCCAGCAGAGCGGCGCTCTGGCCGAGTTGAAAGAGAGTCTCAGCGCTCACGGAGTGACTTTAGACCTGCAGTACTCCTCCACTATCCATGACCGGGAGATCAG gttCAATAATGGTTGGATCATAAAAATTGGAAGAGGGCTGGATTACTTCAAGAGACCTAAG GGCCGATTCTCTGTTGGATACTGTGACTATGACCTCAGGCAGTGCCAGGAGACCACCGTAGACATTTTCCacaccaaacacacaaaaactctATGA
- the mrpl30 gene encoding large ribosomal subunit protein uL30m codes for MSAVCRSLSFLSVKTLTEAPVLSPCAWYVSARSKFSKSRIPQEIFAERSKEHEKYGGDPDQPHKLHIVTRVKSALRRPYWEKEMIKHLGLQKAHVPVIHKNTPAVNSQLKFVKHLVRIQPLKTPYGLPAEHDMADAYINSKGELIVHRLLQPVDNKAIES; via the exons ATGTCAGCTGTCTGTCGCAGTTTGAGCTTTTTATCAGTCAAG ACCCTGACTGAAGCTCCAGTTTTGTCACCATGTGCGTGGTATGTGTCAGCACGAAGCAAATTCTCCAAATCTAGAATCCCACAAGAG ATTTTTGCTGAGCGATCGAAAGAGCATGAGAAATATGGTGGTGATCCAGACCAGCCGCACAAGCTGCACATAGTGACGCGGGTCAAAAGTGCGCTGCGAAGGCCATACTGGGAGAAAGAGATGATAAAACACCTCGGGCTTCAAAAG GCTCACGTCCCCGTAATTCATAAAAATACTCCTGCAGTCAACAGTCAACTGAAGTTTGTCAAGCACCTTGTAAG GATACAGCCGCTAAAAACTCCCTATGGGCTCCCTGCTGAGCATGACATGGCTGATGCATACATCAACAGCAAAGGAGAACTTATTGTACACCGCCTCCTCCAACCTGTAGACAACAAGGCGATCGAATCTTAG
- the txndc9 gene encoding thioredoxin domain-containing protein 9 yields MANQSMEIITKVLEQSAKLVEEQVDAQLAKLNEMDEDDLERLKERRLEALKKAQKQKQEWLSKGHGEYREISSEKDFFSEVKDSKNAVCHFYRNSTFRCKILDKHLAILAKKHVETKFIKLNAEKAPFLTERLRIKVIPTLALLIDGKTKDYVVGFTDLGNTDEFTTEMLEWRLGCADVINYSGNLREPPTATQRSGTKFTKVEKKTIRGRGYDSDSEDD; encoded by the exons ATGGCTAACCAATCAATGGAAATCATAACAAAAGTTTTGGAGCAGTCAGCCAAGCTGGTGGAGGAGCAGGTGGATGCCCAGTTGGCCAAGCTGAATGAAATGGATGAAGATGATTTGGAGAGGCTGAAGGAAAGACGATTAGAGGCACTAAAAAAGGCCCAAAAACAGAAGCAG gAGTGGTTGTCTAAAGGTCATGGGGAGTACAGAGAAATATCCAGTGAGAAAGACTTTTTCAGTGAAGTGAAAGACAGCAAGAATGCCGTGTGCCATTTCTACAGAAATTCAACCTTCAG ATGTAAGATCCTCGACAAACACTTGGCCATCTTGGCAAAGAAGCATGTTGAGACCAAATTCATCAAACTGAATGCAGAGAAGGCCCCATTTCTGACAGAGAGGCTGCGCATCAAAGTTATTCCGACTCTGGCTTTGCTTATTGACGGAAAAACAAAGGACTATGTGGTCGGATTCACTGACCTGGGAAACACAGACGAGTTCACCACAGAGATGCTCGAATGGAGACTTGGCTGCGCGGACGTTATTAACTACAG TGGCAACCTGAGGGAGCCCCCAACAGCGACACAGAGATCAGGAACAAAGTTCACAAAAGTGGAGAAGAAAACCATCAGAGGGCGAGGTTACGACTCGGATTCTGAAGATGACTGA